From Candidatus Nanohalococcus occultus:
GATCCGGAAGAGATCGTAAACCCGCATTCGACTATCTCCGGCAGCGAGGACATCGAGTTCAAGGAAACCAAACACCTCTTTTTGGACCTACCGCAGTTCAAAGAGGAGCTGCTTGAATGGCTGGACGAAGCCGAGGAATCACCGGTACCGGATTCATCCCTGAAAGAGGTCAAAAACGCGATTGAGAACACTGAAAGACGTGCTATCACACGTGATATTGACTGGGGATTCGACATACCTGTCGAACGCGTCAACGAAAAGATTGAGGAAACCGGAAGAGACGTTCCAAAGCTTGAAGGAGACGTTTACAGCGAGAAAGTGCTTTACGTCTGGTTCGATGCTCCGATCGGATACATCGGATTCACCCGTGAGCTTTTCGACGACTCTGAGGAATGGAAAGATTACTGGATGAACGGGGAGGCAGAGACATACTACTCTATTGGAAAGGACAATACCATTTTCCACACCGTTATCTGGCCTTCGATGCTGATGGGGAGTTCAACCGAGGAAGAGACCTACAACTTGCCAAGTTACGAGTTTATCCAGCAGTTCTTGATGGCTGAGGACACACAGTTTTCGAAAAGCCGTGGGAAAGGACTGTCGACCGAAGACGCACTGGAGATGCAGCCAGCCGATTACTGGCGGTTCTACCTCGCTAGAAACCTACCGCAGGAACACGATGCGAAGTTCTCCTTCGATGACTTCGAAGCCGAGATCAACAACGTACTAAACGATACCGTCGGAAACTTCGTGAACCGGACCCTGGCACTGACAGAAAAATGGTTTGAAAACGAGGTGCCGGTCGGAGAGCTTGAGTACGAGGACCGTCAAGCGGTTGCGGAAGCCGAGAGAGTGACAGAAGAGTACGTCGAAGCCTTCGAAGACCATGATATCCGTACCGCAGTGGAAAAGGCCGTCGAGTTGGCGAGAGTCGGCGACCGTTACCTGTCCAAAGAAGAACCTTGGAACAACGAAGACAGACGCGAGCCTGTTTTACAGGTAGCAGTTCAGATCGTCCGCGGACTGGGCGTCTTAATGTATCCGTTTACACCGGAAGCATCGAAGAACATCGCAGAGATGCTTGATGTGGACATTCATACCGAGGAAGGCTACGATGAGTTACAGGACCCGCTTCTGGGCGGAATCGGAGCGGGCGAGAAGCTCGGAGAGCGCAAACAGCTATTCGAGAAGATCGAAGTACAGCCACCTGAAGAAGGAAATGATAGTATGTTTAACGAAGAGACCGTAAGCTTCGAAGATTTCGGAGAGATGGATCTCCGGGTTGGAGAAGTCAAAGAAGTTGAAGAACATCCAAACGCAGACAAACTCTACAAAGTCCAGATCGACGTCGGCGAAGCCACTCTACAGACATGTGCCGGTCTCAAGAACCACTACGAGGCAGATGACCTGGTCGGCCGTAGAGTTGTTGTGCTTGCGAACCTAGAACCAGCCGAGCTACGCGGAGAGAAAAGCGAATGTATGATGCTGGCAGCAGAGGACGAAGACGGAAACGTCTCGATGCTGACAACGGATAAGGAAATAAAGGTAGGGAGCAAGGTCCGCTAACTTTCCTCTATAACTTTTTCCTTTATTCTATTTGCTTGGGCGCTGTTCCATCCTGAAGGCGGTTTTCCTGGAGCATCCAGCATAGCTTCTATGCCCTGTGACATCGGGTGCCGGTACTCTTCAGAATCCAAAGTGTTCTCAATAGATCTGAAAGCCACCCCGCTCACAGTCGGATTTTCCTGACTCGTCCGGCCTGGCGGATTCTGCGCAGCATACTGTTCTACTGCTCTGGCATCGCCCAAGGCACGGGGTTTGAACACATGGCCTCTCTGGATGCCATATACCGCCTTGCCGTGCCGATCCATGTACATAAAAGTCTCTATGCCATCGTCTCTAGAATCCTTCTCAGTGTAGCTTATCTTCCGATCGCTGATATCTTCCAGTATGCGTGCGTTTACAACTTCCACTCCGGCGTCTTCCATTTGATCGTAAACTGCTTGTTCAAGATCTTTTGTACTGTTCATTTTTAGTTCACCTTCTTTGGCTTATATCCAACATACCTCACGTATGTGCTAAACAATATATGAAGAACTGATGAGAAGGCGGAAGAACTCTAATCGAACCTAAAGAGTTCTTCGGCTTCGCTATTGTCTTCAACTACTTTCTCTTCCTCCGTTCCTGGTTCCTTAATCTCATTGTACGTGGAATTTCTGCCTCCGTACACTCTCCCGCCTCTCAGCTCAAGATCGTCACTGCCCGCCAGATTGTAGTCGGGATCGTTTATCGCCTCTTGTCTTTTCTTTATATTCCAGAGATTATCTTTCTCTACCTTGTCCATTATTATCTCACCTCCTTACTCTAGTGCTTCCACATGCCATTGATCGGCATCTTTTCCCTGATTTTGCTGAGATTCTTTCCTGCTCTCGAATGTCTCGATGATCTCTGTAGTAGTTGTGTACTCATCGACAGCGATCTGTTCTTCATGGTTATCCGAGTAAACATTCACTGACTCATCACCAAACTCTATATTATATTCCATAGATACAACACTGTATCCTTCCTCGGTTTCCACAACTCTATCTCTGACGACTGTTTCAGCCTCTTGTTCCAAGATCATCAGGTTCTCACCTCGATGCTGTGTCTTTCAGTGGTGTTTGGACCGAACTCGTCACGGAGATCATCCAGTTCTTTTGTTGCCACTTGTTGGTAAACATTTTCCATTGTCTTAATTGTTACTTACTCATGGTAACTATATAAAGTTTTCGTTTAATTGGGCTTTGTTCAAAAAGCAGGTTCTGTTCAAAAACTTGACTCTGTGTTCAAAAAGCCCAAAACAGACCTCACAGAGAAACTAACAAAAAGAAAACAGTATTCCACAGATCAAACAAAAATTCGGAGAAGACATGAACAGCAGAAAGCATAGAAGCCAACTGGAAAGGAAACACTGCTCAAAATACTAAACCACAACATCGCCGTAACAGTACACCAAACCAACAAAAACAGAATACAACCAGAATATTGAGTCTTGAAACAGTTAACTGCTATATTGCTGAAGCTTGCTGAGCTTCTGTATATTCAAACTCGGTTTCAACCTCTATGTCTTCGTACGCCTTAGAATCAAAGTTCATTGGGTCAAGTGCGGCACCGATCTCTCTGAGAGCATCGTTAGAAGCGACTCCGTTTGGATCCCGTTGGTATGAAGCTTCGACCTCAAGGTTGTTAGGCACTATTCTATCTACGGAGTATTCGAACTCAGCCTTTGCTTCCAAGGCTTTTTTATCTCTCGTTTTCATGTAGCTAGAACCATCTTCCTCTTCTAAATCAACTAGTTCTTCTTCAGCCATTTTCTCTATGTCCTCTTGGAATTCGTCGCTGTACTGTTCAAGAGAACCAAGGTCGTACTCCACACCTCTTGAACCTAGTTTTCCGAACTCATCAGGGCTGTGGTTCTTGGTATCTCTCCAAGAGATGTTTCTATTTATTACAATACTGGCTTCATTTTCCTGTAGTTCTTCTTGGTAGCTTGAAATGATAAGATTGCTGATAGGTATCTCATGATCTGTTTCATCCTTCAGTTCTCCGTCTTCCACCTCTAAAGAAAGGTGGTTACAGCTACTGAAAACACTTTGTTTAGCTTCTGTTGGAGTACGATAATCGGATTCTTCTTCATCCTCAAATACGGCTTCGATGTACTGTATGTCACTATCTTTGTCTTCGACAACTTTCGCTTCTGCTTCCTCGAAGTTTTCATCTATTTTCCTCAATTCTTCATCCCATCCGGCGTCTTCTATTAGTTCTTCTTGAGTGGAATATCCGAAGTCGCTCAGAATCTCTCCTAGTTCTTCGCCTTTGTTGGCGTATTCTGACCAGTTATCCAGTTCTTCTAGTGTCTTGATTCTGTATTCGGCATTTTCAATCTCTAGGTTTTCTGCCTTAGCATTATTTTGTTCAAACATGTCGAGGATTCTTTCTTCATATCTGGAGTTGAGGAATGCTTCTTCAGTGAAAGGATCATTCTCCATTAGTTCCGCTACTTTCTCAACATCTTTGCTGTTGAGTTCTCTTAAATCTCCTTCCTCAATATCTGAGATTGAAAACCCTCCGAATCCTGTACCAAATACTATATCTTCCACAAGTTCTTCTGTCTCAAATTCGGTATACCTGTCTGTTCTATCCACTGTTGCTCCTGTATCATAGTCTCCAACCCTCTCTTCGTCCGCATATCTTCCTTCAGGGATTGTAAATGTTAGATTTACATTGCCGACCTCTGTAAATTCTTCAACTTCTCCTGGAATATGCTCTTTTTCTAGGTTAGCAAAAGATATTACATCATCTTTGTCTTCAAGGCTTCGAATGTCTGGAGCTTCGAGGTCGACTGCTGACAACCACCCTTTCAGAGTCAGGTTTCCGTTTTCGCTGACTAATCCTATCTCTCTTGCTTGTTCATATCCTTCTTCAAACTCTCTTCTTTCAATATCCTCCGATCTTACTGCTTCTCCTACGTTATTGTTTTCCAGCATCATTCTAGGAACCTGGTTTCTTTCAAAAACAGCGTTGTCCTGCCTAATTCTGAGGTTTCTTGCGAGTCTCTGTGTCTGTTCAGGGTTAAGTGGCTCTCCATCTAGTTCTATGCGATAGCTGTGAATATCGCCTTCATTATCTAGCTGTAGATGCTCAAGCCCTCTATTTACGCCATCTCTATTTCTTACATTTCTTGTTTCTTCTCTGTAGGAGTCTTCATCCATTAGAGTCCACCACTTAATGTTTCCTACGTCTTGGAATCCATCGAGGTTCTGATTTACGAAGTATTCTTCTCCTACTACCTGTGCTTCTGTTCCGTCTTCAAGTTCTACTGTATTTTCTTCTGGGTTGTTGAGGCTTCTGATTGGTGCTTGGAAGTGGTTTCTTACTACGCCTCTCAAGTTTTCGTCTGCGATTTCGCTAACTTGTCTTACTGCATCTTCCACATCTTCGTTTTCTACATCTTCCATCCTATCTATTATTTGTTCCAAATCTGCTTCGCTTCTTGGCGAATAGACATCTTGTTCTCTTTCTCCAGTATCCGGAGTGTTTATGTTCTGAGCAGCAGCCATTAGATCATCCCTCCGTTTTCTGAGCCATCGTAGTCAAGAGGAGCAATCACTGATTTCCCCCATCCAGATCCCGTGTCATAATTCAGGAAATAGGTTTGGCGCCCTTCTGGAATTGTTTCGATTTCCCCAATCGTTAGGTTTGACTGTATTTCGGTTTGGAAATCCTTTTCTTCTTTTTTCAAATCGTAAATAGATTTTGCTGCCTGTGCTGAAGTCGTTCCAGCAAAAACTTCAAGCGCATTTATGCCCATTAAAGGGTCGTGGAGTTGTGTTCCCGATAAGACGGCTGCACCTGCTCCAACCGCTGCCAGGCCACTTACAATTGAGGTGCCTAAAGCTTGATTATAAGAAGGATTGTTTCCTTCAGCCACCACAGGTAATTTGGTCAGAAATTCTGTAATATCTTCCTTAGGGACTTCCTGGTCTACCGTAAAGTAAAATCCTACGTTTCTTTGGGTTTTTTGAGCTTCAATGATCTCTCTAGTGGCAGATTCGATAAACTCGCCGTACGAACAAGTATCGCCGATACCGTCAATGTTTTTGAATAATCCGTTTTCCTCTCTATCTCTTACCTTGAATTCGTCTAGACTGGAAATATCCCCATCATATCTGAATTCGGCATTTGAAAAATCATCCTTCTCATCTATATCCCACCCTATTCCTTCAAGGCTGTAAAAATCCCACTCATTATCAGACTCAGGCGAGTTTACACTCACAGAGAATCACTTCCGTCATATAGTTCTCCTTCGTGGCCGTTTACTGCCATGTAGAGAGGATCGCCGTGTTCAAGACTTTCTTCTATGTCTGTTTCGAGTGCCCCCATGTACATTGTTCCCTCTTCTGCTGCAACAGTGGTTGCATGACAACTTCTACCTGAATCACTGCCAACTATCGCCTCCATGTTTTCTGTCAAATTCTGTATTTCATTACTCATGATATTTGTGACTAAGATATATCCGTCTGAGAATTCCGAATCATATTCCCTAATCTCATTCCTAACATCTCTATATTGTTCATCTACTGGGTCCGTATCGTAAAGTCCGTCTGGATCAGTGTCTCTAACAACTAGAGCAGGCGCTTCTAAAATGCCATGATTTGCAACTGTTTCAGTTTCAGCTAGTGTTTCATTTGTCGGAGGTTCGATGTCGCCTGGCATATCGAAAGCTGGTTGATCGTATCCATCAACTGTGATTGGTCTTCCTTGAAGCACCCAGAGATTTCCTTCATTGTCGTAAGCCGCTTCAATATCCATAGGTGAGTCATAAGTTGATTGAATATTTGCTGCCTTCTCAGCGAGATCCTCTACTTGACTCTCTGAAATTATAGAAACTGATTCAAAAGGATATTTGTTTTTATGATCCATCTCTGTAGCTTCAGCTTCTGCTCTAGGACTTTCAGGCCTATCCATTTCGACTTCTATGCGCTCTCTTTCTCCATCCTCTACCGCATCTCCAGGTGTCTCACAGAGCTCCATATAGACGTTTTGTGGGTCTCCATTAGGATGTGCACTGAATATTACTCCTCCAGAAGCAGTATCTATGGCTTCCTGTACTGGTACAGCAACTCCGCCGAAGCTTTCCATATCATTGTCCAATAAGTAGTTAAGTGCCGTCTCACTGAACGCTGTCGAATAAACTGCTTTTATGCCTTTGAAAACTCCATTTTTGGCGTTTGAGTATCTAATATCTCCCGATAAGAATTCTTCACTGGCTATAACCCCTCCGTTATTTGAAATAGGACCGAAGCTTTCGAGCCTTCCTGCTCCTGAGTTGTCTTCTCCGTCTTCGTTGACTGCGGAGCTTCTTGTAAAGAATTCTGGTTCGTAGTCTTGTAGTGCTTCGTCAATCTCTGCTTCGTAGTTTGAAGGTATCTGGTTGTTTAGGAATATTTCTTGAGTAGTGTCTTGGATTTCCGAAAGAGTAACATCTCCTCTTTGTCTATTAGTTTGAATCCAGTCGAGGTCTACATCTCCGTCGTTGTCGATCCATTCTAGTCCTTGTATTTCGGATTGCTGGACGAACTCGTCGTAGCCGTCAGCGTTTACAATAAAGCCTGGAGGTACGTTATTGAACTGTGCGAGTTCGAGTAGGTTTGCTCCTTTCCCTCCCCAATCTTCAGTTGACGGAGTTAGTACCGGATCGCCTATGTGCTTTACTTCTTTCATATTTACCACCTAG
This genomic window contains:
- the metG gene encoding methionine--tRNA ligase, coding for MTEQRRVTVTSALPYIHGVPHLGNIVGSMLPADIFHRYLDIRGVDNILVGGSDVHGTPLELEAMERDMEVEDLKDENHRKVKEVINKFEIDFSIYSNTHSEFNERQTHDMFEKLYLNGYIKEDTQRLPYSAEDDRFLPDRYIEGECPECGGLARGDQCDDCGTLLDPEEIVNPHSTISGSEDIEFKETKHLFLDLPQFKEELLEWLDEAEESPVPDSSLKEVKNAIENTERRAITRDIDWGFDIPVERVNEKIEETGRDVPKLEGDVYSEKVLYVWFDAPIGYIGFTRELFDDSEEWKDYWMNGEAETYYSIGKDNTIFHTVIWPSMLMGSSTEEETYNLPSYEFIQQFLMAEDTQFSKSRGKGLSTEDALEMQPADYWRFYLARNLPQEHDAKFSFDDFEAEINNVLNDTVGNFVNRTLALTEKWFENEVPVGELEYEDRQAVAEAERVTEEYVEAFEDHDIRTAVEKAVELARVGDRYLSKEEPWNNEDRREPVLQVAVQIVRGLGVLMYPFTPEASKNIAEMLDVDIHTEEGYDELQDPLLGGIGAGEKLGERKQLFEKIEVQPPEEGNDSMFNEETVSFEDFGEMDLRVGEVKEVEEHPNADKLYKVQIDVGEATLQTCAGLKNHYEADDLVGRRVVVLANLEPAELRGEKSECMMLAAEDEDGNVSMLTTDKEIKVGSKVR
- a CDS encoding PEP/pyruvate-binding domain-containing protein — its product is MKEVKHIGDPVLTPSTEDWGGKGANLLELAQFNNVPPGFIVNADGYDEFVQQSEIQGLEWIDNDGDVDLDWIQTNRQRGDVTLSEIQDTTQEIFLNNQIPSNYEAEIDEALQDYEPEFFTRSSAVNEDGEDNSGAGRLESFGPISNNGGVIASEEFLSGDIRYSNAKNGVFKGIKAVYSTAFSETALNYLLDNDMESFGGVAVPVQEAIDTASGGVIFSAHPNGDPQNVYMELCETPGDAVEDGERERIEVEMDRPESPRAEAEATEMDHKNKYPFESVSIISESQVEDLAEKAANIQSTYDSPMDIEAAYDNEGNLWVLQGRPITVDGYDQPAFDMPGDIEPPTNETLAETETVANHGILEAPALVVRDTDPDGLYDTDPVDEQYRDVRNEIREYDSEFSDGYILVTNIMSNEIQNLTENMEAIVGSDSGRSCHATTVAAEEGTMYMGALETDIEESLEHGDPLYMAVNGHEGELYDGSDSL